From Denitrovibrio acetiphilus DSM 12809, the proteins below share one genomic window:
- a CDS encoding division/cell wall cluster transcriptional repressor MraZ: MAGSFRGHHQHKISDTGRISVPSKFRDILKVKYGSDELTLLAMEDHLRLYPTAEWDREEARLEEEASDDGEFQEFLRLLYADMDDLSIDKNGRVMITSDIRERCGIKGECIINGLRNHFEIWPAAVWESKSSDDKKAELYKKFAGKIR; the protein is encoded by the coding sequence ATGGCAGGAAGTTTTAGAGGACACCACCAGCACAAAATCAGTGACACCGGAAGAATCTCTGTTCCTTCAAAGTTCAGAGACATACTGAAGGTTAAGTACGGCAGTGATGAGCTTACACTGCTGGCAATGGAGGATCACCTCAGACTTTATCCAACTGCCGAATGGGACAGAGAGGAAGCCAGGCTGGAAGAAGAAGCCAGTGACGATGGAGAGTTTCAGGAGTTTCTCAGGCTGCTGTATGCTGATATGGACGATTTGTCCATAGATAAAAACGGACGTGTGATGATTACTTCTGACATAAGAGAAAGGTGCGGCATAAAGGGCGAATGTATCATCAATGGTCTGCGTAATCATTTTGAAATCTGGCCTGCCGCTGTCTGGGAGAGTAAATCTTCAGACGACAAAAAAGCGGAACTTTATAAGAAGTTCGCAGGAAAGATCAGATAA